One window of the Mycobacterium sp. JS623 genome contains the following:
- a CDS encoding energy-coupling factor transporter transmembrane component T family protein, protein MTDDEPRQNRPLVVLRAVPGLSPIHDLWAGTKLITALAVSALLASYPGWAPIALTAALLIVAARLAHIPRGVLPSVPRWLWITAVLAAAMSALAGGSPFVDVGPFTVGLGGLLDVLRFASLTGVMLGLAGMVSWTTNVADVAPALAVLGRPLRLMRIPIDEWAVATALAMRAFPMLLEEFRILYAARRLRPKPPPPATWRARIRVWGVNITDVLAAAITVALRRADEMGDAITARGGTGQISAMPSRPQTRDWVALSVVALVCGAALIAELMLFPTTMH, encoded by the coding sequence ATGACGGACGACGAACCGCGGCAGAACCGGCCCCTTGTCGTGCTGCGCGCGGTACCGGGACTCTCCCCGATCCACGACCTCTGGGCGGGCACCAAACTCATCACCGCATTGGCGGTTTCAGCACTGCTGGCTAGCTATCCGGGATGGGCACCGATCGCACTGACCGCCGCATTGTTGATCGTCGCCGCGCGACTGGCGCACATTCCGCGGGGCGTGCTGCCGTCGGTACCGCGCTGGTTGTGGATCACCGCCGTGCTGGCCGCAGCGATGTCGGCGCTGGCCGGCGGCAGCCCCTTCGTCGACGTCGGCCCGTTCACTGTCGGGCTCGGCGGCCTGTTGGACGTATTGCGGTTCGCATCGCTCACCGGCGTTATGCTCGGACTCGCCGGCATGGTTTCGTGGACCACTAACGTCGCCGATGTCGCGCCAGCGCTTGCCGTCCTGGGTCGTCCCCTACGGTTAATGCGCATTCCCATTGACGAGTGGGCGGTGGCCACTGCGTTGGCGATGCGCGCGTTCCCGATGCTTCTCGAGGAGTTCCGGATCCTCTACGCCGCTCGGCGGCTGCGGCCCAAACCACCCCCGCCGGCTACCTGGCGGGCACGTATCCGCGTCTGGGGAGTAAACATCACCGACGTACTGGCCGCCGCGATCACGGTAGCGCTGCGACGCGCCGACGAGATGGGTGACGCGATCACCGCCCGGGGCGGCACCGGCCAAATCTCGGCAATGCCGTCGCGGCCTCAAACCCGCGACTGGGTGGCTCTGTCGGTGGTAGCGCTGGTGTGTGGCGCCGCGCTGATCGCTGAACTCATGCTCTTCCCCACGACGATGCACTAA
- a CDS encoding saccharopine dehydrogenase family protein, translating into MRDGRRDLDIVIYGATGFVGRLTAEYLAKARPDIRVGLAGRSADRLRAVRHSLGAAAQSWPLIVADLSQPAALEAMADQARVVISAVGPYSRRGLPVVAACAASGTDYVDLTGEVPFVRQSIDGHHKQAADNGVRIVHSCGFDSIPSDLNVYALHRRILDDDAGELGETTFVLRGYSGGFSGGTVGTMVELMQIGWGDPTMRRLLEDPYSLSPDRSAEPELGPQQDLPLRRGTDIAPELTGLWMCGYLMALYNTRCVRRTNALLNWAYGRRLRYTETLSMGSSFAAPAFAAWGNVGLVSAARFGGGYLGLLPPELLKRIMPPSDTGYNKGSRGYYKVETYTTTTRGARYVATMTQQGDPGYAATAAMVGESAIALACQRDRLPDRLGVLTPAAAMGDVLLARLPAAGVTINTARLN; encoded by the coding sequence ATGCGCGACGGGCGGCGTGACCTCGACATCGTGATCTATGGGGCCACCGGTTTCGTCGGCAGGCTGACCGCTGAGTACCTCGCCAAAGCACGGCCGGATATCCGCGTCGGGTTGGCCGGCCGGTCTGCTGACCGGCTGCGCGCCGTCCGGCACTCGCTCGGCGCCGCCGCACAGAGCTGGCCGCTGATCGTGGCCGATCTGTCACAACCGGCAGCGCTGGAGGCGATGGCGGACCAAGCCCGGGTGGTGATCAGTGCGGTGGGGCCCTACAGCAGACGTGGTTTGCCGGTCGTGGCGGCCTGCGCTGCATCTGGGACCGACTATGTGGATTTGACGGGCGAGGTTCCGTTCGTCCGCCAGAGCATCGACGGGCACCACAAGCAGGCCGCCGACAACGGTGTCCGCATCGTGCACTCCTGCGGATTCGATTCGATTCCTTCGGATTTGAATGTCTATGCCCTACACCGCCGCATCCTTGACGACGACGCAGGCGAATTGGGCGAGACCACCTTCGTTTTGCGTGGGTACTCGGGCGGCTTCAGTGGCGGCACGGTGGGCACGATGGTCGAACTGATGCAAATCGGCTGGGGCGATCCCACGATGCGGCGGTTGCTCGAGGATCCGTACAGCCTCAGTCCTGACCGCAGTGCCGAGCCCGAACTCGGGCCTCAGCAGGATCTGCCGTTGCGCAGGGGGACAGACATTGCGCCCGAGCTCACGGGATTGTGGATGTGCGGGTATCTGATGGCGCTTTACAACACTCGGTGTGTGCGGCGAACCAACGCGCTGCTCAACTGGGCTTATGGTCGCCGGTTGCGCTACACCGAGACGTTGAGCATGGGTTCGTCCTTCGCCGCGCCCGCCTTCGCGGCGTGGGGCAACGTGGGCCTCGTCAGCGCCGCCCGATTCGGCGGCGGGTACTTGGGGTTGCTCCCTCCTGAGCTGCTCAAGAGAATCATGCCGCCGTCGGACACCGGCTACAACAAAGGTTCGCGGGGCTACTACAAGGTCGAGACCTACACCACGACGACGCGCGGGGCGCGGTATGTGGCCACGATGACTCAGCAGGGCGACCCCGGCTATGCGGCCACAGCGGCCATGGTGGGTGAGAGCGCGATTGCCCTTGCCTGCCAACGGGATCGATTGCCCGACAGGTTGGGTGTGCTGACGCCGGCTGCGGCGATGGGCGATGTGCTGTTGGCGCGGCTACCCGCCGCCGGAGTGACGATCAACACCGCCCGCCTGAACTGA
- a CDS encoding FAD-dependent oxidoreductase: MRRPRGRVAILGGGMAGLSAAWRLSEPGWRDRIESITVYQRGWRLGGKAASSRGQHGRIEEHGLHVWLGSYENAFALLRECYAELDRATTDPAAPIRSWDQALIPADNLGMADRSGDDWLVWTGRFARNDELPGEPHATGRELTVIGFLRRALQLILDFSDSLIETAAGPLVLSTSPDATSTRWLEVIQRGVLATLAELANPLPPEAIRAGLLGGPLDAVRQAIEYERRPDQKRFWLLISLLTATVRGLIADSLVTDPRGFRAINDEDYGAWILRHGAHPDVLDFPLVRGLYDMVFGYEDGDYERPAFAAGLAVLLTGIALFQYKGAFFWKMTAGMGDVVIAPLYQALRRRGVQFEFFHRVDALHLDDRRQVIDAITIGRQVGLADGVDHYEPLTRIGGLPIFPNTPLADQIDAKAGFDDLESYFGQREDAETRLLRRGIDFDHVVLAVSLGMVELVAPEIIADSPEWREMTTHVRTVATQAFQLWLQPDESALGWASPGVTTSGYVAPFDTWASMPQTLWAEEWPEHFRPRTVAYFCGALDAEWPTTDDHADYVGQCRRRVLTQAVGYLDRHVGLYLPGAMTEQGFGWHLLCGANGHRGISALNTQHVSVNIDPSDRYVQSVPGSDKYRLRSDESGYDNLVLAGDWTDSGINAGCIEAAVMSGLQAANALLGRGRYHRIRGFYMP, encoded by the coding sequence GTGAGGCGGCCCCGCGGACGGGTGGCCATCCTCGGCGGAGGCATGGCCGGCCTGAGCGCCGCATGGCGGCTGTCAGAACCCGGCTGGCGCGATCGTATCGAGTCGATCACCGTGTATCAGCGCGGATGGCGATTGGGCGGCAAGGCTGCCTCCAGCCGCGGGCAACACGGACGGATCGAGGAGCACGGCCTGCACGTCTGGCTGGGTTCCTACGAGAACGCCTTCGCGCTTCTTCGTGAGTGCTACGCCGAACTCGACCGTGCCACAACGGATCCCGCCGCACCCATCCGCAGCTGGGATCAGGCGCTGATTCCGGCGGACAACCTCGGTATGGCGGATCGGTCAGGCGATGACTGGCTGGTGTGGACGGGACGCTTCGCCCGCAACGACGAGCTGCCCGGTGAGCCGCACGCGACAGGCCGGGAACTGACCGTGATCGGATTCCTACGACGGGCCTTGCAGCTGATACTGGACTTCTCCGACTCGCTGATCGAGACGGCCGCTGGTCCCCTCGTCTTGTCTACCTCCCCTGACGCCACGTCGACACGCTGGCTTGAAGTGATCCAGCGCGGAGTGCTCGCCACGCTGGCGGAATTGGCCAATCCCCTTCCGCCCGAGGCGATTCGGGCCGGACTGCTCGGGGGGCCCCTCGACGCTGTGCGCCAAGCGATCGAATACGAGCGCCGACCCGACCAGAAACGATTCTGGCTGCTGATATCGCTTCTTACCGCAACGGTGCGTGGATTGATCGCCGACAGCTTGGTCACCGACCCTCGAGGTTTCCGAGCCATCAACGATGAGGACTACGGCGCGTGGATTCTGCGTCACGGCGCCCACCCCGATGTGCTGGACTTTCCGCTGGTGCGTGGCCTGTACGACATGGTGTTCGGCTACGAGGACGGTGACTACGAGCGCCCTGCGTTCGCTGCGGGGTTGGCCGTATTGCTCACCGGCATCGCACTTTTCCAGTACAAGGGTGCCTTCTTCTGGAAGATGACCGCCGGAATGGGCGACGTCGTGATCGCACCGCTTTATCAGGCGCTGCGAAGGCGCGGTGTCCAGTTCGAATTCTTCCATCGCGTTGACGCGTTGCATCTGGACGACCGCCGCCAGGTCATCGACGCGATCACAATCGGTCGGCAGGTGGGGCTTGCCGACGGTGTCGACCACTACGAACCGCTCACCAGGATCGGCGGCCTTCCGATATTCCCGAATACCCCGCTGGCCGACCAAATCGACGCAAAAGCCGGATTCGATGACCTGGAATCATATTTCGGTCAGCGCGAGGATGCCGAGACGAGGCTGCTGCGACGAGGTATCGACTTCGATCACGTCGTGCTGGCCGTATCGCTCGGCATGGTCGAGCTGGTGGCGCCGGAAATCATCGCCGACAGTCCGGAATGGCGCGAGATGACGACGCATGTGCGCACCGTTGCCACCCAGGCATTCCAACTGTGGCTGCAGCCCGACGAGTCGGCGCTGGGGTGGGCCAGCCCGGGCGTCACCACCAGCGGCTATGTTGCGCCCTTCGATACCTGGGCGTCGATGCCGCAGACGTTGTGGGCCGAGGAGTGGCCCGAACACTTTCGCCCACGAACTGTCGCGTACTTCTGTGGCGCCCTGGACGCGGAGTGGCCGACCACCGACGACCACGCCGACTATGTCGGCCAGTGCCGGCGGCGTGTGCTTACCCAGGCTGTCGGTTACCTCGACCGGCATGTGGGGCTGTACCTACCGGGCGCGATGACCGAACAAGGGTTCGGGTGGCACCTGCTGTGCGGGGCAAACGGCCACCGGGGCATCTCCGCGTTGAACACCCAGCACGTCAGCGTCAACATCGATCCCTCAGATCGGTACGTGCAGTCAGTTCCCGGCTCGGATAAGTATCGTCTGCGGTCGGATGAAAGTGGTTATGACAACCTCGTTTTGGCGGGCGATTGGACCGATTCCGGCATCAATGCCGGATGCATCGAGGCCGCTGTGATGTCGGGCTTGCAGGCAGCCAACGCGCTGCTCGGACGCGGCCGGTACCACCGGATCCGCGGCTTCTACATGCCCTGA
- a CDS encoding ATP-binding protein, which produces MRSSVTQPTIDELLDRAVQAINRGDRATADALAGQVLAVDRSNADAEELLASPGDTGEIRRLTILFADLVDSTALSTRIEPELYRTVLGRYHHHAHEVVDRYEGHIGSTHGDGLLAVFGHPKAHENDVHRAVRAGLDIVRQVSRLSEQVQKGFGVDISVRVGIHRGLVYLDTAVDDVFGFGANLAARICDLAEPGTVVISETVERLVRDAFELEALPPKSVKGVEGLVAHYRVASERDAATSTRGFWVGRERELASLRKSWAEATAGTLATPGIAFQGEGGIGKTRLANVAVDMAEQAGAVVLGLFGSPFHSDVGLRPVRRMLEVRCGFKRKSDAADRIRRLEAEVRKRSLDPAAIVPLLAPVLGIDPESGYEPVRAGGGKLYEQIAEGIHEYLLACLGTGPGLVLAEDMHWFDEDTIEVVRALLREDSGRLLVVITGRQLPALPGNTEVFDLEPLSDAEADKLILALDPGMPPDARQAVRDRCDGIPLFIEEVVAKLKEHSSDAAESTLVPDTLYEALFARLRSSTDALFVVEAAALIGSRFDRRLLSSVVELSKHQVDDVLQELGRGRVLQPVGKDSWRFHHELLREVAAELSPPSLRRRLHSRIADALVATAADGAPEWPLVAHHYQQAARFDEAASAYQKASANARQRGALGEARAHLTRALENIERLAANQARDRREVAVRLERGFLTSAAAGHASTEAAAEFERCLQLIGDEPTPEMFATFSALWSYYGAVGDLHRATQLVEALRMTLEDMPEWYRVANDASRGALAVFRGQYHTARATLEAAAAELDHIGSPEIEGAWFAPNDPLAAMYSFVALTRFMQGDLAGVETAFAQMDRRCEKLPFPHGAFTLCYGRAIETGIRSEAGQFDRAAELTEEVARLGEQNGFDEWVGIATCNKASLAARAALVAGTAEPAALQEHIGNLTAVVEAWRAIGRKAFLGSYDAALARVLNAAGMKDAARERVELALQMADETGFRMYDADLLRIRALTYDDPQARHAGLRSAIELAQTQGVHVFELRAAADDFELLGEPARAALVDALSRFPEDQTWPELARARALLG; this is translated from the coding sequence GTGCGTTCATCGGTGACCCAGCCCACGATCGATGAGTTGCTCGACCGCGCTGTGCAGGCGATCAACAGAGGCGATCGGGCGACTGCCGACGCTCTGGCCGGGCAGGTGCTGGCGGTCGACCGCAGCAACGCTGACGCAGAAGAACTGCTTGCCAGCCCCGGAGACACCGGGGAGATCCGTCGCCTGACGATTCTGTTCGCCGACCTGGTTGATTCCACCGCGCTGTCCACCCGCATCGAACCCGAGCTCTATCGCACCGTTCTCGGTAGATACCACCACCACGCTCATGAGGTCGTCGACCGTTACGAGGGACACATCGGCTCCACGCATGGTGACGGGCTGCTGGCGGTGTTTGGTCACCCGAAAGCCCACGAGAACGACGTGCACCGCGCGGTGCGGGCCGGACTCGACATCGTGCGTCAGGTCAGCAGGCTCAGCGAGCAGGTGCAGAAAGGGTTCGGGGTCGACATCAGCGTGCGGGTCGGTATTCATCGGGGACTGGTCTACCTCGACACCGCCGTCGATGACGTCTTCGGTTTCGGGGCCAACCTCGCCGCCCGAATATGCGACCTCGCTGAGCCAGGGACAGTCGTCATCTCCGAGACCGTTGAACGGCTCGTGCGGGATGCGTTCGAACTCGAAGCGCTGCCACCGAAATCCGTGAAGGGCGTGGAAGGTTTGGTCGCCCACTACCGCGTGGCCTCTGAACGCGACGCCGCGACCAGCACGCGCGGATTCTGGGTCGGCCGGGAGCGTGAGCTCGCCTCCCTTCGGAAAAGCTGGGCAGAGGCGACGGCCGGCACGCTGGCGACGCCGGGAATCGCGTTTCAGGGCGAGGGCGGGATCGGCAAGACTCGCCTCGCCAATGTCGCCGTCGACATGGCCGAACAAGCCGGCGCTGTCGTGCTGGGTCTGTTCGGATCACCATTTCACAGCGATGTCGGTTTGCGCCCGGTACGGCGGATGCTGGAAGTGCGGTGCGGGTTCAAGCGCAAATCGGATGCGGCGGACCGCATTCGCCGGCTGGAGGCCGAGGTCCGGAAGCGCTCGTTGGACCCGGCCGCGATCGTCCCGCTATTGGCGCCCGTCCTTGGCATCGATCCGGAGAGCGGCTATGAACCCGTTCGCGCCGGCGGCGGAAAGCTGTACGAACAGATCGCAGAGGGCATTCACGAATATCTGTTGGCGTGCCTGGGAACAGGACCCGGGCTGGTGCTGGCCGAAGACATGCACTGGTTCGATGAGGACACCATCGAGGTAGTGCGGGCGCTACTTCGTGAGGACAGCGGCCGGCTGCTCGTGGTCATCACCGGGCGCCAGCTTCCGGCACTGCCCGGCAATACCGAGGTGTTCGACTTGGAGCCTCTCAGCGACGCCGAAGCCGACAAACTGATCCTGGCACTGGATCCGGGGATGCCACCGGACGCGCGACAGGCGGTGCGAGACCGCTGCGACGGCATCCCACTGTTTATCGAGGAAGTTGTGGCCAAGCTCAAGGAGCACTCCTCCGATGCCGCCGAGTCCACTCTAGTACCCGACACTCTCTATGAAGCGTTGTTCGCCCGCCTGCGGTCGAGCACGGATGCGCTCTTCGTAGTCGAGGCGGCCGCGCTCATCGGCAGCCGTTTCGATCGACGCCTGCTGTCATCCGTGGTCGAGCTGAGCAAGCACCAGGTCGACGATGTGCTCCAGGAGCTCGGGCGTGGCCGGGTGCTCCAGCCGGTCGGCAAAGACAGCTGGCGCTTCCACCACGAGCTTCTGCGCGAGGTGGCCGCAGAGCTGTCGCCGCCGAGTCTTCGGCGCAGACTGCACAGTCGAATCGCAGATGCGCTCGTCGCGACGGCGGCCGACGGGGCCCCGGAATGGCCGCTGGTAGCGCACCACTACCAGCAAGCCGCGCGGTTCGACGAGGCAGCATCGGCCTACCAGAAAGCCTCTGCCAACGCCCGGCAGCGCGGCGCGCTCGGCGAGGCCCGCGCCCACCTCACCCGTGCACTGGAGAACATCGAGCGGCTCGCGGCTAATCAGGCGCGCGATCGGCGCGAGGTTGCCGTTCGCCTGGAGCGCGGGTTCCTCACCTCGGCGGCAGCGGGCCACGCAAGTACGGAGGCAGCCGCCGAGTTCGAACGGTGCCTGCAGCTCATCGGAGACGAGCCGACTCCGGAGATGTTCGCGACTTTCAGCGCCCTGTGGAGCTACTACGGCGCGGTTGGCGACCTCCACCGAGCGACACAGTTGGTGGAGGCGCTCAGGATGACGCTTGAGGACATGCCGGAGTGGTACCGGGTGGCCAACGACGCGTCGCGCGGCGCGCTGGCAGTGTTCCGCGGCCAGTACCACACGGCCCGGGCCACGCTGGAGGCAGCCGCGGCCGAACTCGATCACATCGGGTCGCCGGAAATCGAAGGGGCGTGGTTCGCGCCCAATGACCCGTTGGCGGCGATGTATAGCTTTGTCGCGCTTACGCGATTCATGCAGGGCGACCTGGCGGGCGTAGAGACCGCCTTCGCGCAGATGGACCGCCGGTGCGAAAAGCTGCCCTTCCCGCATGGCGCGTTCACCCTGTGCTATGGGCGGGCGATAGAAACAGGGATACGCAGCGAAGCCGGCCAATTTGATCGCGCCGCCGAACTGACCGAAGAGGTCGCCCGCCTTGGTGAGCAGAACGGCTTCGACGAATGGGTCGGGATCGCAACGTGCAACAAGGCCTCGTTGGCAGCGCGCGCCGCGCTCGTTGCGGGTACAGCCGAACCAGCTGCATTGCAGGAGCATATCGGCAACCTGACCGCGGTCGTCGAGGCGTGGCGCGCGATCGGCAGGAAGGCGTTTCTCGGGTCGTACGACGCCGCCTTGGCGCGGGTGCTCAACGCCGCCGGCATGAAGGACGCGGCGCGCGAACGCGTAGAGCTCGCGCTCCAGATGGCAGATGAAACCGGCTTTCGCATGTACGACGCGGACTTGCTGCGTATCAGGGCTCTAACGTATGACGACCCGCAAGCCCGGCACGCGGGCCTGCGGTCCGCCATTGAGCTAGCGCAAACCCAAGGCGTCCATGTATTCGAATTACGCGCCGCCGCAGATGATTTCGAGCTACTCGGTGAGCCCGCGCGGGCGGCGCTGGTCGACGCGCTGAGCCGATTTCCAGAGGACCAAACTTGGCCTGAGCTCGCGCGCGCGCGAGCGCTGCTCGGGTGA
- a CDS encoding polyprenyl synthetase family protein yields MTDIADPSDLVVGVDNRLREIAKLVRRSMLDAMPDGEPSQWLYALMREYPSRPGKALRPALCLSAGRAFGASSDDLLGLAVAIELLHNAFLVHDDVADGSEMRRGRPTLAAQYGTAAAVNAGDGLAVVAGQVLRRATHRLNRELAELVWAEFDTMALRTLEGQATEIGWQLDNVDKLRPEDYLNLIMHKTCWYTTIHPLRVGAIVGSAGTADLRPLVRFGFHFGAAFQIRDDLLNLVGDEQMYGKEILGDLYEGKRTLPLMHLLSVAQNDDLAVVRDYLARTRSERSPEMVRGVRALMDTYDSIAFTREYAEGILLVAEEYFEQAFADATPGPDLDFLRALVPFVWARWR; encoded by the coding sequence GTGACCGACATCGCTGACCCATCCGACTTGGTGGTCGGCGTGGACAATCGACTCCGTGAGATCGCCAAGCTCGTTCGCCGGTCGATGCTCGACGCGATGCCCGACGGCGAACCAAGCCAATGGCTCTATGCCCTGATGCGGGAATACCCCTCGCGACCGGGAAAGGCGTTGCGGCCTGCGCTGTGTTTGTCCGCTGGCCGCGCCTTCGGTGCCAGCAGTGACGATCTACTCGGCCTCGCCGTTGCCATTGAGCTGCTGCACAACGCGTTTCTCGTTCACGACGACGTCGCCGACGGAAGCGAAATGCGCCGAGGCAGACCCACTTTGGCTGCCCAGTATGGCACGGCGGCTGCGGTCAACGCTGGCGACGGACTCGCGGTGGTGGCAGGACAGGTGCTGCGCCGGGCGACGCACCGGCTGAATCGTGAACTCGCTGAGCTGGTCTGGGCGGAGTTCGACACCATGGCGTTGCGGACGCTGGAGGGCCAGGCCACCGAGATCGGTTGGCAACTCGACAATGTGGACAAGCTGAGACCCGAAGACTATTTGAATCTGATCATGCACAAGACGTGCTGGTACACCACCATCCACCCACTTCGTGTCGGCGCGATCGTCGGTTCCGCGGGCACGGCGGATCTGCGTCCATTGGTGCGCTTCGGGTTTCATTTCGGCGCCGCGTTCCAGATACGCGACGACTTGCTCAATCTTGTTGGCGACGAACAAATGTATGGCAAGGAAATCTTGGGCGATCTGTACGAAGGCAAACGCACCCTGCCACTCATGCACTTGCTGAGCGTCGCGCAGAACGATGACCTCGCTGTCGTTCGTGATTATCTCGCCCGCACGCGGTCCGAGCGTTCACCCGAGATGGTTCGCGGTGTTCGCGCGCTGATGGATACTTACGACAGCATTGCGTTTACCCGCGAGTACGCCGAAGGAATACTGCTGGTCGCCGAGGAGTACTTCGAGCAAGCCTTCGCCGACGCAACGCCGGGGCCGGATCTGGATTTTCTGCGCGCCCTTGTGCCCTTTGTGTGGGCCCGGTGGCGATGA
- a CDS encoding recombinase family protein → MEAAVYLRQSVDKYGDELAITRQREDCLKLCGARAWIPHEYVDNDRSATKGPRPAYEQMLDDIRTGVIGAVVVWDLDRLHRRPMELEHFIDLADDKHLALASVGGDADLSTDNGRLFARIKGAVSRAEIERKSARQKRAARQRAEAGIWWIGPRPFGYTEAGEVVDTEAGALREAYSAILASASLYSIAAQWNSAGIKTTRGNAWTGRSVKQTLVRPRYAGFRFYRDEILGKADWPAIVPEALWRAVRDILADPSRRAPWTGRKYLLTGLARCGKCGATVTTTTKAQVGRVVYVCKHCYGISRKQAEVDNWVIWRVANALAQPDAWRALLGGTSEDAALLREEQAALRSRLDMLATDFADGVLTRDQLRTATERIRRRLADVESQMFGPDAHRYFGDVIDADDPRVAFRELPLDRKRALIETMATVTIMPIGHGGTKVFDPLMVEILPRNGFVCRP, encoded by the coding sequence ATGGAAGCTGCGGTGTACCTGCGTCAGTCCGTCGATAAGTACGGTGACGAACTTGCGATCACCCGCCAGCGTGAGGATTGCCTCAAACTGTGCGGTGCGCGGGCGTGGATCCCCCACGAGTACGTGGATAACGACAGGTCGGCGACCAAGGGACCCCGGCCGGCCTACGAGCAGATGCTCGACGACATCCGAACCGGAGTCATCGGCGCGGTGGTCGTGTGGGACCTGGACCGCCTGCACCGCCGGCCGATGGAACTCGAGCACTTCATCGACCTCGCCGACGACAAGCATCTCGCGCTGGCCAGCGTGGGAGGCGATGCCGACCTGTCCACCGACAACGGTCGGTTGTTCGCGCGGATCAAAGGTGCGGTTTCGCGCGCTGAGATCGAACGCAAATCGGCTCGGCAGAAACGTGCAGCGCGTCAGCGGGCCGAGGCCGGCATCTGGTGGATAGGTCCACGACCATTCGGGTACACCGAGGCTGGCGAAGTCGTCGACACCGAGGCGGGAGCGCTGCGCGAGGCATACTCGGCCATACTTGCCAGCGCGTCGCTGTATTCCATTGCTGCACAATGGAACAGCGCGGGCATCAAGACCACTCGTGGCAACGCGTGGACCGGCAGATCGGTCAAGCAGACGTTGGTGCGACCGCGCTACGCCGGCTTTCGCTTCTACAGAGATGAAATCCTCGGCAAGGCGGACTGGCCGGCCATCGTGCCCGAGGCGCTGTGGCGCGCCGTGCGCGACATCCTCGCCGACCCGTCGCGGCGGGCTCCCTGGACCGGACGCAAGTACCTGCTCACCGGTCTCGCACGGTGCGGCAAGTGTGGCGCGACGGTCACGACCACCACCAAGGCTCAGGTGGGCCGGGTGGTGTACGTGTGCAAGCACTGCTACGGGATCTCGCGCAAACAAGCCGAGGTAGATAACTGGGTTATCTGGCGGGTGGCAAACGCACTGGCACAGCCTGATGCGTGGCGCGCCCTTCTGGGCGGCACCTCAGAGGACGCCGCGCTACTACGAGAGGAGCAGGCAGCGTTAAGGTCCCGACTTGACATGCTGGCAACCGACTTCGCCGACGGCGTGCTGACTCGCGATCAACTGCGCACCGCGACCGAACGAATCAGGCGGCGGCTAGCCGATGTGGAGTCACAGATGTTCGGTCCAGACGCTCACCGCTATTTCGGTGATGTGATCGACGCCGACGACCCGAGAGTCGCCTTCCGCGAATTGCCGCTGGACCGCAAACGTGCGCTGATCGAAACGATGGCCACCGTGACGATCATGCCGATTGGGCATGGCGGAACCAAAGTATTCGACCCGTTGATGGTAGAGATCCTGCCGCGCAATGGATTTGTCTGCCGGCCCTAG